One window of Bacteroides sp. AN502(2024) genomic DNA carries:
- a CDS encoding ABC transporter ATP-binding protein, with amino-acid sequence MIKLEGITKSFGSLQVLKGIDLEINKGEIVSIVGPSGAGKTTLLQIMGTLDEPDAGMVAIDGTVVSRMKEKELSAFRNKNIGFVFQFHQLLPEFTALENVMIPALIAGVSSKEVHERAVKILDFMGLVDRASHKPNELSGGEKQRVAVARALINEPAVILADEPSGSLDTHNKEDLHQLFFDLRDRLGQTFVIVTHDEGLAEITDRTVHIVDGMIKKD; translated from the coding sequence ATGATAAAGCTAGAGGGGATTACGAAGAGTTTCGGCTCATTACAGGTGTTGAAAGGCATTGACCTGGAAATCAACAAAGGAGAGATTGTTAGTATTGTAGGCCCGAGTGGTGCGGGTAAAACTACGTTATTGCAGATAATGGGTACTTTGGATGAACCGGACGCAGGTATGGTAGCGATTGACGGAACCGTGGTGAGCCGGATGAAAGAGAAAGAACTATCCGCTTTTCGCAATAAGAATATTGGGTTTGTTTTCCAGTTTCACCAACTATTGCCGGAGTTCACGGCATTGGAAAATGTGATGATTCCCGCCCTAATCGCCGGGGTATCTTCGAAGGAGGTACACGAACGTGCTGTGAAGATTCTGGATTTTATGGGACTGGTTGACCGGGCTTCTCATAAACCGAACGAATTGTCGGGAGGTGAGAAACAACGGGTGGCGGTAGCACGGGCTTTGATCAATGAACCGGCTGTTATTCTGGCTGACGAACCATCCGGCAGTTTGGATACACATAATAAAGAAGATTTACATCAACTGTTTTTTGATTTGAGGGATCGGCTGGGGCAGACTTTTGTCATCGTGACGCATGACGAAGGGCTTGCCGAAATTACGGACCGGACGGTTCATATAGTGGATGGTATGATTAAAAAAGATTAA
- a CDS encoding ThiF family adenylyltransferase produces the protein MVKEKLMDRNDWQQRTKLLLGEEKIERIRNAHVLVVGLGGVGAYAAELICRAGVGRMTIVDADTVQLTNLNRQLPAMHSTLGRTKAEVLAARYRDINPAIELTVLSVYLKDENIPELLDAGTYDFIVDAIDTISPKCFLIYEAMRRHIKIVSSMGAGAKSDITQVRFADLWETYHCGLSKAVRKRLQKMGMKRKLPVVFSTEQADPKAVLLTEDEQNKKSTCGTVSYMPAVFGCYLAEYVIKRL, from the coding sequence ATGGTTAAAGAAAAACTAATGGACAGAAATGATTGGCAACAGAGAACGAAACTCCTATTAGGGGAGGAAAAGATAGAGCGCATTCGGAATGCACACGTATTGGTCGTGGGACTGGGTGGAGTAGGTGCTTATGCCGCCGAGCTGATTTGCCGTGCAGGGGTCGGACGGATGACGATTGTAGATGCCGATACAGTGCAGCTTACCAATCTGAACCGTCAGTTGCCGGCCATGCATTCCACGCTGGGGAGAACGAAAGCGGAGGTGTTGGCAGCCCGTTATAGAGATATAAATCCGGCGATTGAGCTGACTGTCCTGTCTGTTTACCTGAAAGATGAAAATATACCGGAACTGCTGGATGCCGGTACTTATGATTTTATTGTGGATGCCATTGATACGATCAGTCCGAAATGCTTTCTGATTTATGAAGCGATGAGGCGTCACATAAAGATTGTCTCCAGTATGGGAGCAGGGGCGAAGAGCGACATCACCCAGGTTCGTTTTGCCGATCTTTGGGAGACGTATCATTGCGGTTTGAGTAAGGCTGTGCGGAAGCGTTTGCAGAAGATGGGAATGAAACGGAAACTTCCGGTGGTGTTCAGTACGGAACAAGCCGATCCGAAAGCTGTATTGCTGACGGAGGATGAACAGAATAAGAAATCGACATGTGGGACAGTCAGTTACATGCCGGCCGTGTTTGGGTGCTATCTGGCTGAATATGTCATTAAACGATTATAA
- a CDS encoding cation:proton antiporter, with the protein MNLFDLHLTLPISDPTWVFFLVLIIILFAPMILGRLHIPHIIGMILAGVLIGEHGFHVLDRDSSFELFGKVGLYYIMFLAGLEMDMEDFKKNRTKSFVFGWLTFLIPMALGIWSSMSVLGYGFLTAVLLASMYASHTLIAYPIISRYGLSRLRSVNITIGGTAVTVTLALIILAVIGGMFKGTADGWFWVFLVVKVAFLGFLIVFFFPRIGRWFFRKYDDSVMQFVFVLAMVFLGGGLMEFVGMEGILGAFLAGLVLNRLIPHVSPLMNRLEFVGNALFIPYFLIGVGMIIDVRSLFTGGEALKVAVVMTVVATFSKWLAAWITQKVYRMQSNERSMIFGLSNAQAAATLAAVLIGHEIIMENGERLLNDDVLNGTVVMILFTCIISSLVTERSARRFALDDNVQEEEEAKQINKEQILIPVANPETIEDLVNLALVIKDAKQKNALVALNVINDNNSSEKKEQQGKRNLEKAAMIAAAADVPVTMVSRYDLNIASGIIHTIKEYEATDIVIGLHRKANIVDSFFGHLAESLLKGTHREVMIAKFLMPVNTLRRINIAVPPKAEYESGFSKWVEHFCRMGSILGCRVHFFANERTLMRVQQLVKKRHAGTPTEFSILEEWEDLLLLTGQVNYDHLLVVISARRGSISYDPSFERLPTQLGKYFSNNSLIILYPDQFGEPQEIVSFSDPRGYNESQHYEKVGKWFYKWLKKN; encoded by the coding sequence ATGAACCTGTTTGATCTTCATTTAACGTTGCCTATTTCTGATCCGACCTGGGTATTCTTTTTGGTACTGATAATCATTCTTTTTGCTCCGATGATTCTGGGGCGTCTCCATATACCTCATATTATAGGTATGATTCTGGCAGGTGTACTGATTGGCGAGCACGGCTTTCATGTGCTCGACCGTGACAGTAGTTTCGAACTGTTCGGCAAAGTAGGACTCTATTATATCATGTTCCTTGCCGGTCTCGAGATGGATATGGAGGATTTCAAGAAGAACCGGACGAAAAGTTTCGTGTTCGGCTGGCTTACCTTTCTGATTCCTATGGCGTTGGGGATATGGAGCAGTATGAGTGTGCTGGGGTACGGTTTTCTCACGGCAGTATTGTTGGCAAGTATGTATGCTTCCCACACCTTAATTGCCTATCCTATTATTAGTCGTTATGGACTGTCGCGTTTACGCAGTGTCAATATCACCATTGGTGGTACTGCTGTCACCGTCACTCTGGCTTTGATTATTCTTGCCGTCATAGGAGGCATGTTTAAGGGAACTGCCGATGGCTGGTTCTGGGTATTTCTTGTAGTCAAAGTGGCCTTCCTCGGATTCCTGATTGTATTCTTTTTCCCCCGTATCGGGCGTTGGTTCTTCCGGAAGTATGATGACAGCGTGATGCAGTTTGTGTTTGTGCTGGCGATGGTTTTCCTCGGAGGAGGATTGATGGAATTTGTAGGAATGGAAGGAATCTTGGGAGCTTTTCTGGCCGGTTTGGTATTGAATCGCCTGATACCCCATGTATCTCCTTTAATGAACCGGTTGGAATTTGTGGGAAATGCGTTGTTTATTCCCTATTTCCTGATTGGTGTCGGAATGATTATTGATGTGAGAAGCCTGTTTACCGGAGGCGAAGCATTGAAGGTAGCCGTTGTGATGACAGTGGTGGCAACCTTTAGTAAATGGCTGGCTGCCTGGATCACACAAAAGGTCTATCGGATGCAGTCGAACGAACGGAGCATGATATTCGGTCTGAGTAATGCGCAGGCGGCGGCTACATTGGCAGCGGTATTGATAGGGCACGAGATCATCATGGAGAATGGAGAGCGGTTGTTGAATGACGATGTCTTGAACGGTACGGTAGTGATGATACTGTTCACTTGTATCATCAGTTCTTTGGTGACCGAACGTTCGGCCCGTCGTTTTGCTTTGGATGACAATGTGCAAGAGGAAGAAGAAGCTAAACAGATAAATAAGGAACAAATCTTGATTCCAGTCGCTAATCCGGAGACGATTGAAGATCTGGTTAATCTGGCTTTAGTGATAAAGGATGCCAAGCAGAAAAACGCATTGGTGGCGTTGAACGTTATCAATGATAATAATAGCTCGGAGAAGAAAGAACAGCAGGGTAAACGTAATCTGGAGAAGGCTGCCATGATTGCCGCTGCCGCTGATGTGCCTGTGACGATGGTGAGTCGTTATGATTTGAATATCGCTTCGGGGATTATCCATACCATCAAAGAGTATGAAGCTACGGATATTGTGATCGGTCTGCACCGGAAGGCAAATATTGTCGACTCTTTCTTCGGACATCTGGCTGAAAGTCTGCTGAAAGGTACGCATCGTGAAGTGATGATTGCCAAATTCCTGATGCCTGTCAATACCTTGCGTCGAATCAATATTGCCGTTCCGCCGAAGGCTGAATATGAATCGGGGTTCTCTAAATGGGTGGAACACTTCTGCCGTATGGGAAGTATCTTGGGCTGTCGGGTGCATTTCTTTGCCAATGAGCGTACGTTGATGCGTGTTCAGCAACTTGTGAAAAAGCGACATGCAGGTACCCCGACGGAATTCTCCATATTGGAGGAGTGGGAGGATCTCTTGCTGTTGACAGGGCAGGTGAATTATGACCATTTATTGGTCGTTATCTCTGCCCGTCGCGGATCTATCTCTTATGATCCCTCTTTTGAGCGTCTGCCGACACAATTAGGAAAATATTTCTCTAATAATAGTTTGATTATTTTGTATCCCGACCAGTTTGGCGAACCGCAGGAAATTGTGTCATTCTCCGATCCTCGCGGGTATAATGAGTCGCAACATTATGAGAAGGTTGGTAAATGGTTTTATAAATGGTTAAAGAAAAACTAA
- a CDS encoding aspartate-semialdehyde dehydrogenase codes for MKVAIVGVSGAVGQEFLRVLDERNFPLDELVLFGSKRSAGTTYTFRGKQIEVKLLQHNDDFKGVDIAFTSAGAGTSKEFEKTITKYGAVMIDNSSAFRMDTDVPLVVPEVNAEDALERPRGVIANPNCTTIQMVVALKAIEQLSHIKTVHVSTYQAASGAGAAAMDELYEQYRQVLANEPVTVEKFAYQLAFNLIPQIDVFTENGYTKEEMKMYNETRKIMHSDVKVSATCVRVPALRAHSESIWIETERPISVEEAREAFANGEGLVLQDNPAEKEYPMPLFLAGKDPVYVGRIRKDLTNENGLTFWIVGDQIKKGAALNAVQIAEYLIKVKNI; via the coding sequence ATGAAAGTAGCTATTGTTGGCGTAAGCGGAGCCGTAGGACAAGAGTTCCTGCGCGTGCTCGATGAGAGAAATTTCCCGTTGGATGAGTTAGTTTTGTTCGGTTCTAAACGTAGTGCCGGAACAACCTATACTTTCCGCGGTAAACAGATCGAGGTGAAACTCTTACAACACAACGATGACTTTAAAGGGGTAGACATTGCTTTCACTTCTGCCGGTGCAGGAACATCCAAGGAGTTCGAAAAAACAATCACCAAGTATGGTGCTGTGATGATCGACAACTCCAGCGCTTTCCGTATGGATACCGATGTGCCTTTAGTGGTACCTGAAGTAAATGCAGAAGATGCATTGGAACGTCCGCGCGGTGTTATTGCCAATCCGAATTGTACGACTATCCAGATGGTCGTTGCACTGAAAGCCATCGAACAGCTTTCTCATATAAAAACCGTACACGTATCTACCTATCAGGCAGCAAGTGGTGCGGGTGCCGCTGCCATGGACGAATTGTACGAACAATATCGTCAGGTATTGGCTAATGAGCCTGTGACTGTGGAGAAGTTTGCCTATCAGTTGGCTTTCAACCTGATTCCGCAGATCGACGTGTTTACAGAAAACGGCTATACGAAAGAAGAGATGAAGATGTATAATGAAACGCGTAAGATCATGCATTCTGACGTAAAGGTTAGTGCAACTTGTGTACGTGTTCCCGCACTACGCGCTCACTCTGAAAGTATTTGGATAGAAACGGAACGTCCGATTTCCGTAGAAGAGGCTCGTGAAGCATTCGCTAACGGCGAAGGGCTGGTTTTACAGGACAATCCTGCCGAAAAAGAATACCCGATGCCGTTGTTCCTGGCAGGTAAAGACCCGGTATACGTAGGCCGTATCCGCAAAGATCTGACAAACGAAAACGGACTGACTTTCTGGATTGTAGGTGACCAGATCAAGAAGGGGGCTGCCCTGAACGCTGTTCAGATTGCCGAATATCTGATTAAAGTAAAAAATATCTAA
- a CDS encoding TonB-dependent receptor domain-containing protein → MKYCIFNIAFWGLLFFNVVEVAANSNIYTISGRVTEAETNSPLPGASILIKGTYLWAVSNQKGEFTIHGVQEGKYNLEVSFLGYVPATIPVNVHSNINHLPILLKENTLALDDVVVTAQAPKNELNTTLTIGNNALEHLQVSNVSDISALLPGGKTRVPDLTANHIFSLRDGGSTAGNAAFGTAVEVDGVRIGNNGSFGKMSGVDTRHITVANIESVEVITGVPSAEYGDLNSGMVKIHTRKGKTPWNILLSVNPRTEQVSFAKGLDLGNDKGVININGEWTKATQKLVSPYSSYTRRGFSAGYSNTFRNVLRFDIGVTGNIGGMNTKDDPDAYSGEYKKVRDNVFRANTSLAWRINQSWITNLKFDASIYYNDNNSHAHTFYSYASEQPAVHAMQEGYFMANKLPYTYFADPIIDSKELDYAASLKYEWNRRLKAVNSNLKAGVQWKATGNVGQGEFYQDPSLAPNGYRPRPYTTYPYMHNVSVYAEESLSFPVGNTMLRLMAGVRWEHLFIKGTNYKNLNTLSPRFNARWQLNESIAIRGGWGITEKLPSFHTLYPQQEYRDIQTFGFSYNKMESSYIYYSQPYTLLHNENLRWQRNQNAEIGLDVNIARTNISLVGYFNRTKLPYKYTNTYTPFSYDVLQLPEGFTMPANPQIHVDNQTGMVYIRDNASSYWTPMDVKVTDRTFVKSTSPDNGRDVIRRGAEMIVDFPEITPIRTQFRIDAAYTYTKNIDHSLSYYYQNGWSHTSLANRSYQYVGIYANGDNLSSTANGKRTHSLDANVTAITRIPKARLIISCRLEGSLVKRSQNISEYQGKEYAFNVSENGNVPTGGSIYDGNSYTAIWPVAYLDLNNEMHPFTPAEAANPEFSYLIRKSGNAYTFAADGYDPYFSANINITKEIGDYVSLSLNAINFTNSRPYVKSHATGVSALFTPDFYYGLTCRIKF, encoded by the coding sequence ATGAAATATTGTATTTTTAATATAGCATTTTGGGGGCTACTGTTTTTCAATGTAGTTGAGGTCGCTGCTAATTCAAACATCTATACAATCTCGGGACGTGTGACCGAAGCCGAGACAAACTCCCCCTTACCCGGTGCTTCCATTCTCATTAAAGGTACCTATTTATGGGCCGTATCCAATCAGAAAGGAGAATTTACGATACATGGAGTACAGGAGGGAAAATATAATCTGGAGGTTTCTTTTCTTGGATATGTGCCGGCGACAATTCCCGTAAATGTACACAGCAATATCAATCACCTTCCTATCCTACTCAAAGAAAACACACTTGCACTGGATGATGTAGTCGTTACTGCACAAGCTCCCAAGAATGAATTGAATACCACACTCACTATCGGAAATAATGCGTTGGAACACCTACAGGTGTCGAACGTGAGCGATATCTCCGCTCTCCTTCCGGGAGGAAAGACCCGAGTGCCGGATCTCACCGCCAACCATATCTTCTCCTTACGTGACGGAGGGTCAACAGCCGGTAATGCCGCATTCGGAACAGCTGTGGAAGTGGATGGGGTCCGTATTGGAAACAATGGTTCGTTTGGCAAGATGAGCGGAGTGGATACCCGGCATATTACTGTCGCGAATATTGAATCGGTAGAGGTCATCACCGGAGTGCCTTCGGCAGAATATGGAGACTTGAATAGTGGAATGGTCAAGATTCACACCCGAAAAGGAAAAACACCCTGGAACATATTGCTATCTGTCAATCCTCGCACCGAACAGGTTTCATTTGCCAAAGGATTGGATTTAGGAAACGACAAAGGAGTCATCAACATAAACGGTGAGTGGACCAAAGCTACTCAGAAGTTGGTATCTCCCTATTCTTCTTATACGAGGAGGGGATTCTCTGCCGGATATAGCAACACATTCCGCAACGTATTGAGATTCGACATCGGTGTTACAGGCAATATCGGAGGAATGAATACCAAAGATGATCCCGATGCCTATTCGGGAGAATACAAGAAAGTGAGAGATAACGTATTCCGGGCAAACACGTCACTCGCCTGGCGGATCAATCAATCGTGGATAACCAACCTCAAGTTCGACGCATCGATATATTACAATGATAACAACTCCCACGCGCATACGTTCTACTCGTATGCATCGGAGCAACCGGCTGTTCATGCCATGCAGGAAGGATATTTTATGGCAAACAAACTGCCATATACCTACTTTGCCGACCCAATCATCGACTCCAAAGAGCTGGATTATGCCGCGTCATTAAAGTACGAATGGAACAGGCGGTTGAAGGCTGTAAACAGCAACCTGAAAGCGGGTGTTCAGTGGAAAGCAACAGGAAATGTGGGTCAAGGAGAATTTTACCAAGATCCTTCATTGGCTCCGAACGGCTACCGCCCCCGCCCTTACACGACTTATCCATATATGCATAATGTTTCAGTTTATGCAGAAGAGAGTCTGTCATTTCCCGTGGGAAATACCATGCTTAGACTGATGGCAGGGGTGCGTTGGGAACATTTGTTTATCAAGGGAACGAACTATAAAAATCTGAATACTCTATCTCCACGTTTCAATGCCAGATGGCAGTTGAACGAATCTATCGCTATCCGTGGCGGTTGGGGAATTACCGAAAAACTGCCCTCTTTCCATACCTTGTACCCCCAACAGGAATATCGGGACATACAGACCTTCGGCTTTTCCTATAATAAGATGGAATCATCTTATATATATTATAGTCAGCCCTACACGTTATTGCACAATGAGAACCTCCGGTGGCAACGGAATCAGAACGCAGAAATCGGTCTGGACGTCAACATCGCCCGTACCAACATTTCATTAGTCGGCTATTTCAACCGTACCAAGCTGCCGTATAAATACACAAATACCTATACTCCGTTCTCCTACGATGTTCTCCAATTGCCGGAGGGATTCACGATGCCTGCTAATCCGCAAATCCATGTGGACAACCAGACAGGAATGGTTTACATACGCGACAATGCATCCAGTTACTGGACTCCTATGGATGTCAAAGTGACCGACCGGACTTTTGTAAAGTCAACGTCTCCCGACAATGGGAGGGACGTGATTCGTCGCGGAGCGGAAATGATCGTTGATTTCCCGGAAATCACGCCGATTCGCACCCAGTTCCGGATAGATGCGGCTTATACTTATACGAAAAATATCGACCACTCTTTATCGTATTATTATCAGAATGGATGGTCGCACACCAGTCTCGCCAATCGTTCTTACCAATATGTAGGTATCTACGCCAATGGAGACAACTTATCGAGTACAGCCAACGGCAAGCGCACCCACTCGCTGGATGCCAATGTCACAGCCATCACCCGCATTCCCAAAGCCAGACTGATTATCTCGTGTCGGCTGGAAGGTTCGCTAGTGAAGCGTTCGCAGAATATCTCCGAATACCAAGGAAAAGAATATGCGTTCAATGTGAGTGAAAACGGTAATGTCCCAACCGGAGGAAGTATCTATGACGGCAATTCCTATACTGCTATCTGGCCCGTGGCATACCTCGATCTGAATAATGAGATGCATCCTTTCACGCCAGCGGAAGCCGCGAATCCGGAATTTTCCTACCTGATACGCAAATCGGGCAATGCCTATACATTCGCTGCAGACGGATATGATCCTTATTTTTCTGCCAATATCAATATCACCAAAGAGATTGGAGACTATGTATCCCTTTCTCTCAATGCGATTAATTTCACCAACTCACGGCCTTATGTAAAATCTCATGCAACGGGTGTAAGCGCTCTTTTCACCCCGGATTTCTATTATGGACTTACTTGCCGCATCAAATTCTAA
- a CDS encoding DUF4876 domain-containing protein, which translates to MKQSIYILLLTVTGIFTGCTDIDKENPYDNQLHSLQVIAVYPDGYTEHLREGVTVKIEDVDRGNSYKAKTDKNGVAQFSLTQGIYRVQISDKDGQDIFNGLADHVKLTGSDISLHLPLIHSRAGTIVIKEIYCGGCSRLPLEGNYQSDKYMILHNNGSEVQYLDSLCFGALDPYNSQATNVWVTQDEATGATIFPTFAPIAQCIWQFGGTGKTFPLQPGEDAVIAINGAVDHAAQYPQSVNLNKPGYFVCYNNVYFPNTQYHPAPGDRITPDHYLNVVLKTGQANAYTFSIFSPATIIFKAKDTTIQDFVLKEGSVIQKPGSTTERVITVPFDWVIDGTEVYYGGSSSNKKRISPSIDAGYVTQSATYNGRSLCRHVDEKATQEEGYEVLVDTNNSSTDFYEREKQSLHE; encoded by the coding sequence ATGAAGCAATCCATCTACATATTACTACTCACAGTGACCGGCATCTTTACAGGATGCACGGATATCGATAAAGAGAATCCGTATGACAACCAATTGCACAGCCTGCAGGTTATCGCCGTATATCCGGACGGATACACGGAGCATCTCCGGGAAGGAGTGACGGTAAAGATTGAAGATGTCGACCGTGGAAATTCTTACAAGGCTAAAACCGACAAGAATGGGGTGGCGCAATTTTCTCTGACCCAAGGTATATACCGTGTGCAAATCAGTGACAAAGACGGACAGGATATTTTCAACGGGTTAGCTGATCATGTAAAGCTGACCGGTAGTGATATTTCTCTTCATCTTCCGCTGATTCATTCCAGAGCCGGAACGATCGTGATTAAAGAGATTTACTGCGGGGGATGTAGCAGGTTACCGCTGGAAGGGAATTATCAGTCCGACAAGTACATGATCCTGCATAATAACGGCTCGGAAGTGCAATATCTGGATAGCTTGTGTTTCGGAGCGCTCGATCCTTACAATTCACAAGCCACCAATGTATGGGTGACACAGGACGAAGCAACCGGAGCAACCATCTTCCCCACCTTCGCTCCTATCGCACAATGCATCTGGCAGTTTGGCGGTACCGGCAAAACTTTTCCGCTTCAACCGGGAGAGGATGCGGTGATTGCCATCAACGGAGCAGTTGACCATGCGGCACAATATCCGCAATCTGTGAATCTGAACAAACCCGGATATTTTGTATGTTACAACAATGTTTATTTCCCGAACACACAATATCATCCGGCTCCCGGCGATCGGATTACACCGGATCATTACCTGAACGTAGTGTTGAAAACAGGACAGGCGAACGCTTATACATTCTCCATCTTTTCTCCGGCCACGATTATTTTTAAAGCCAAGGATACTACGATACAGGACTTCGTTCTTAAAGAAGGCAGCGTCATACAGAAGCCGGGAAGCACCACCGAACGGGTGATAACGGTACCGTTTGACTGGGTGATTGATGGGACGGAGGTGTATTATGGCGGTTCCTCCAGCAATAAAAAGCGCATTTCCCCATCCATCGATGCGGGATATGTCACTCAAAGTGCCACGTACAACGGACGCAGTTTATGCCGTCATGTGGATGAAAAGGCGACACAGGAAGAGGGTTATGAAGTACTGGTAGATACGAACAATTCTTCTACCGATTTTTATGAACGGGAAAAACAATCTTTGCATGAGTGA
- a CDS encoding DUF6850 family outer membrane beta-barrel protein gives MSEMKKIYITGLWILCLTSGVSAQTYDIIERRNSWNAGANVTGIMTDSLSASYAELYGKNNHGDFRNYYEAKEAWSAGAVAKSITHLKGYSLTGSFSFDHTSGRDMSGSMFTHPGFYPVNLLEFTPGRKNLQTYTFMGGIATDIAPNWRLGGKIDFAASNYSKRKDLRHTNYRLDLKIVPSVMYHSGDMAIGVSYILGKNSESVKAEVIGTAEKSYNAFLDKGLMYGTYEAWDGSGIHLSESGINGFPIKEWLNGGALQLQWKGFYGDIEYTYSSGSAGERDAIWFKFPTHRITSQLSYHFKQEKKEHFLRLNLQWSHLVNNENVITKETMNGITTTYIHGANRIFEQDVFSVHPEYEFISPRTELRLGTNISTSRRLATQMYPYVVSEKMLCSQTYISNVLHWGKLDLKAAASFTIGNFTEKNRTTATGMEPGDPPYRLTDYYHLRNEYATAPQATFHLGLRYYFNDEIYAEIQGSYTHGFNLQYIDGSNRWNETIKLGYIF, from the coding sequence ATGAGTGAGATGAAGAAAATATATATAACAGGTCTTTGGATTCTATGTCTGACATCCGGAGTTTCGGCGCAGACTTATGACATCATCGAACGCCGTAACTCTTGGAATGCCGGGGCAAATGTCACCGGCATCATGACGGACAGTCTCTCTGCTTCTTATGCCGAACTGTACGGAAAGAATAACCACGGTGATTTCCGCAACTATTACGAAGCAAAAGAAGCATGGAGTGCCGGAGCGGTAGCAAAGTCCATCACTCATCTGAAAGGCTATTCGCTGACAGGTTCATTCTCCTTCGACCATACTTCCGGCAGGGATATGAGCGGTTCGATGTTCACCCACCCGGGATTTTATCCCGTCAATCTCCTGGAGTTCACGCCCGGACGTAAAAACTTACAAACCTATACTTTCATGGGTGGTATTGCAACCGATATTGCACCCAACTGGCGATTGGGAGGAAAGATTGACTTTGCCGCATCCAACTATTCCAAACGAAAAGACTTGAGGCATACCAATTACCGGCTGGATTTGAAAATAGTTCCCAGCGTCATGTATCATTCAGGAGATATGGCAATCGGGGTTTCCTATATCCTCGGTAAAAACAGCGAATCTGTGAAAGCAGAAGTCATCGGCACAGCCGAGAAATCTTACAATGCTTTTCTGGATAAAGGGCTTATGTATGGAACCTACGAGGCATGGGACGGTAGCGGAATCCATCTCAGCGAATCGGGTATCAACGGTTTCCCCATCAAAGAATGGTTGAACGGGGGAGCCTTGCAGCTTCAATGGAAAGGTTTTTACGGAGATATTGAATACACATACTCTTCAGGTTCTGCCGGTGAAAGAGATGCCATCTGGTTTAAATTCCCCACTCACCGGATTACTTCCCAGTTGAGTTACCATTTCAAACAGGAGAAGAAAGAGCATTTTTTACGGCTGAACCTGCAATGGTCACATCTGGTCAACAACGAGAATGTGATAACTAAAGAAACGATGAACGGGATAACGACTACTTATATACACGGGGCCAACCGCATTTTTGAGCAGGACGTTTTCTCCGTCCATCCTGAATATGAATTCATAAGTCCCCGCACGGAACTTCGCTTGGGAACGAATATATCAACATCCAGGCGACTGGCCACACAGATGTATCCTTATGTGGTTTCGGAAAAGATGCTTTGCAGCCAAACTTATATCTCCAATGTACTTCATTGGGGCAAACTCGACCTGAAAGCGGCTGCATCCTTTACCATAGGAAACTTTACCGAGAAAAACAGGACTACGGCAACAGGTATGGAGCCGGGGGATCCGCCTTATCGGCTGACTGATTATTACCATCTGAGAAATGAATATGCAACCGCCCCGCAGGCGACATTTCATCTCGGATTGCGCTATTATTTCAACGATGAAATTTATGCGGAAATACAGGGTAGTTATACACACGGTTTCAATCTTCAATACATAGATGGTTCGAACCGTTGGAACGAGACTATCAAATTAGGATATATTTTTTGA